A genomic window from Aquitalea aquatilis includes:
- the nusA gene encoding transcription termination factor NusA, protein MSREILLLVDALASEKNVSKDVVFSALEMALASATKKKFTDDEMDVRVEIDRHTGQYQTFRRWTVVQNELIENESRELTITDARDDDPRIEVGAVIEQPMEAVEFGRIGAQTAKQVILQRIRDAEREQLLNEFLQRREHLVSGTIKRIERGNAIIECGKLEAVLPRDQMIPKENLRVGDRVKAFLLRIDRMGRGPQLVLSRTSSQFIIKLFELEVPEIEEGLLEIKEAVRDAGLRAKIAVKANDARIDPQGTCIGMRGSRVQAVTQELAGERIDIVLWAPEPAQFVINALSPAEVNRIMIDEDNHSMDVVVEEDQLALAIGRSGQNVKLAAELTGWYLNIMTVTEAEEKHQAEDAQLRDLFVKCLSVDEATATVLVQEGFATLEEVAYVPIAEMLEIDGFDEELVNELRSRARDAILTQAIASEEKVEGVSEDLKDIEGLDAELVRKLAENGVSTRDDLADLAVDDLVDMTGIEAEAARAIIMKAREHWFNQ, encoded by the coding sequence ATGAGTCGCGAGATTTTGTTGCTGGTTGATGCCCTGGCAAGCGAGAAGAACGTCAGCAAGGACGTGGTCTTTTCCGCCCTTGAAATGGCGCTTGCTTCGGCAACCAAAAAGAAGTTTACCGATGACGAAATGGATGTGCGTGTCGAAATCGACCGCCATACCGGGCAGTACCAGACTTTCCGCCGCTGGACGGTGGTGCAGAACGAGCTGATCGAAAACGAAAGCCGTGAACTCACCATCACCGACGCGCGTGATGATGATCCGCGCATCGAAGTGGGTGCCGTGATCGAACAGCCGATGGAAGCGGTCGAATTCGGCCGCATCGGTGCGCAGACTGCCAAGCAGGTCATCCTGCAACGCATCCGCGATGCCGAGCGCGAACAGCTGCTGAATGAGTTCCTGCAGCGTCGCGAACATCTGGTCAGTGGCACCATCAAGCGTATCGAACGTGGCAATGCCATCATCGAATGCGGCAAGCTGGAAGCCGTACTGCCTCGCGATCAGATGATTCCGAAGGAAAACCTGCGCGTGGGTGACCGCGTCAAGGCCTTCCTGCTGCGCATCGACCGCATGGGTCGTGGTCCGCAGCTGGTGTTGTCGCGTACTTCCAGCCAGTTCATCATCAAGCTGTTCGAACTGGAAGTGCCGGAAATCGAAGAAGGCCTGCTGGAGATCAAGGAAGCCGTCCGCGATGCCGGTTTGCGTGCCAAGATCGCCGTCAAGGCCAACGATGCCCGCATCGATCCGCAAGGTACCTGCATCGGCATGCGCGGCTCCCGCGTTCAGGCCGTGACCCAGGAACTGGCTGGCGAGCGTATCGATATCGTGTTGTGGGCACCGGAGCCGGCACAGTTCGTGATCAACGCGCTGTCCCCGGCCGAAGTCAACCGCATCATGATCGACGAAGACAACCACAGCATGGATGTGGTGGTCGAGGAAGACCAACTGGCGCTGGCCATCGGTCGCAGTGGCCAGAACGTGAAGCTCGCTGCCGAGCTGACCGGCTGGTACCTGAACATCATGACGGTTACCGAAGCGGAAGAGAAACACCAGGCGGAAGACGCGCAATTGCGTGATCTGTTCGTCAAGTGCCTGAGCGTGGATGAAGCAACTGCCACTGTTCTGGTGCAAGAGGGTTTCGCCACCCTGGAAGAGGTGGCATATGTGCCGATCGCCGAGATGCTGGAGATCGACGGTTTTGACGAGGAGTTGGTGAATGAGCTGCGTAGCCGTGCACGTGACGCCATCCTCACCCAGGCCATTGCGTCCGAAGAGAAAGTCGAAGGTGTGTCCGAAGACCTGAAGGATATCGAGGGTCTGGATGCCGAACTGGTTCGCAAGTTGGCCGAAAACGGCGTGTCCACGCGAGATGATCTGGCCGATCTGGCCGTCGACGATCTGGTGGACATGACCGGCATTGAAGCTGAAGCTGCACGTGCAATCATCATGAAAGCGCGCGAACACTGGTTCAACCAGTAA
- the rimP gene encoding ribosome maturation factor RimP gives MDVRLLLENTLPGLGYELVDFEMTQGGGYRVFMDKPGGITVEDCVLVSNHLTRLFTVENVNYERLEVSSPGLDRPLKKEADFVRFAGQLAKIKTRMPVEQQKKFAGRLAGVEDGAVKLEVDGGRIVAIALTNIDKARLEPEF, from the coding sequence ATGGATGTTCGTTTGCTGCTGGAAAACACCCTGCCAGGTCTAGGCTATGAGCTGGTCGATTTCGAAATGACCCAGGGTGGCGGTTATCGCGTGTTTATGGACAAGCCCGGTGGTATCACGGTGGAAGACTGTGTGCTGGTAAGCAACCACCTTACCCGTCTGTTTACGGTTGAAAACGTTAATTACGAACGGCTCGAGGTTTCCTCCCCGGGGCTGGATCGTCCTCTCAAGAAAGAGGCCGACTTCGTGCGCTTTGCCGGACAGCTTGCCAAGATCAAGACGCGCATGCCGGTCGAGCAGCAAAAGAAGTTTGCCGGTCGTCTTGCTGGGGTTGAAGATGGCGCCGTCAAACTGGAAGTGGACGGCGGCCGCATCGTGGCAATTGCCCTGACCAATATCGACAAAGCCAGGCTAGAGCCTGAGTTTTGA
- the infB gene encoding translation initiation factor IF-2: MVLTNVKQFAGELNLTPERLLEQLRAAGVAKRAPDDTLSEQDKSQLLDYLKRSHGARDESRITLTRKSTSEIKTADGSTVKVETRKKRVVVRPEDGPAVAPAEVAPVAAAVAKAAEPVSAPAPAAETKPAEVKPEAKPEPQVKVEPKVESKPAAPVAPVAEAPAKEAAPAAKPAPAPVRTVASILSPEEVASREAEEKRQAAFRARQQELMREKIEREERRQAARLAAQQPAPAPAPKPVEAPKPVEARSDERRDERGPRPAGADNRGPRPAGDNRGPRPAGDNRGPRPAGDNRGPRPAGADNRGPRPAGADNRGPRPAAAPGAPVVPATVAGRPDAKKGGAKKGNERWEEGKKGRGLKTKGGDAGSDWKSRGGKGKHKQNNQHAFQAPTEPIIHEVLVPETISVADLAHRMAVKAVEVIKVLMKMGMMVTINQVLDQETAMIVVEEMGHKPRAAQADDPEAYLEKPEGEEVEVAVLPRPPVVTVMGHVDHGKTSLLDYIRRAKVAAGEAGGITQHIGAYHVETPRGMITFLDTPGHEAFTAMRARGAKATDIVVLVVAADDGVMPQTIEAIHHAKAAKVPMVVAVNKIDKMGANVERIRQELVSHEVVPEDWGGDTQFIEVSAKQGTNIDALLEAILLQAEVLELNAPIEAPAKGIIVEARLDKGRGPVATLLVQSGTLKKGDVVLAGTAFGRVRAMMDENGKAIDTAGPAIPVEILGLSDVPQAGEDAMVLTDERKAREIALFRAGKFRDVRLAKQQAAKLENMFAQMADGGGEVQTLSIIIKADVQGSYEALAGSLQKLSTDEVRVSILHSGVGGISESDINLAIASKAIVIGFNTRSDAAARKLAENEGVDIRYYSIIYDAVDEVKAALSGMLAPEKKEQILGTVEIRQVIPVSKVGNIAGCMVTDGLIKRSASIRLIRNHVVVHTGELDSLKRFKDDVKEVKQGYECGLMLKNFNDIQEGDQLEAFEIVEVARSL; the protein is encoded by the coding sequence ATGGTATTGACGAATGTAAAACAGTTTGCCGGTGAGCTGAACCTCACGCCTGAACGATTGCTGGAACAGCTTCGTGCAGCGGGTGTGGCCAAGCGCGCGCCGGATGATACGCTCTCTGAGCAGGATAAATCCCAGCTTCTTGACTACCTGAAGCGTTCGCATGGCGCCCGTGATGAGTCGCGTATTACGCTGACCCGCAAGTCCACCAGTGAAATCAAGACCGCAGACGGTAGTACGGTAAAAGTGGAGACGCGCAAGAAGCGTGTCGTGGTTCGCCCGGAAGATGGTCCGGCAGTTGCTCCGGCGGAAGTTGCGCCGGTTGCCGCTGCGGTAGCCAAGGCCGCCGAACCTGTTTCTGCCCCCGCTCCGGCGGCAGAGACCAAGCCGGCTGAAGTCAAGCCGGAAGCAAAGCCGGAACCGCAAGTAAAGGTTGAACCCAAGGTGGAATCCAAGCCCGCCGCACCGGTAGCTCCGGTTGCGGAAGCCCCGGCCAAGGAAGCTGCACCTGCTGCCAAGCCGGCTCCGGCTCCGGTACGCACCGTGGCCTCCATTCTGTCGCCGGAAGAAGTAGCCTCCCGTGAAGCGGAAGAAAAGCGTCAGGCTGCTTTCCGTGCCCGTCAGCAAGAGCTGATGCGCGAAAAGATCGAACGTGAAGAGCGCCGTCAGGCTGCTCGTCTGGCTGCCCAGCAACCGGCACCGGCACCGGCTCCCAAGCCGGTTGAAGCACCGAAGCCGGTTGAAGCGCGCAGCGACGAGCGCCGTGATGAGCGTGGCCCGCGTCCGGCTGGTGCCGACAACCGTGGTCCGCGTCCGGCTGGCGACAACCGTGGCCCGCGCCCGGCTGGCGACAACCGTGGTCCGCGTCCGGCTGGTGACAACCGTGGCCCGCGCCCGGCTGGTGCCGACAATCGTGGTCCGCGTCCGGCTGGTGCTGACAACCGTGGCCCGCGTCCGGCTGCAGCGCCGGGAGCTCCGGTCGTTCCTGCTACGGTAGCCGGTCGTCCGGATGCCAAGAAGGGCGGCGCCAAGAAGGGTAACGAGCGCTGGGAAGAAGGCAAGAAGGGCCGTGGTCTGAAGACCAAGGGCGGCGATGCCGGCAGCGACTGGAAATCCCGCGGTGGCAAGGGCAAGCACAAGCAGAACAATCAGCATGCTTTCCAGGCCCCGACTGAACCCATCATTCATGAAGTGCTGGTGCCGGAAACCATCTCCGTCGCCGATCTGGCTCACCGCATGGCCGTCAAGGCCGTCGAGGTGATCAAGGTCCTGATGAAGATGGGCATGATGGTGACCATCAACCAAGTGCTGGACCAGGAAACCGCCATGATCGTGGTGGAGGAAATGGGCCACAAGCCGCGTGCGGCACAGGCGGATGATCCGGAAGCCTACCTGGAAAAGCCGGAAGGCGAAGAAGTGGAAGTGGCTGTATTGCCGCGTCCGCCGGTAGTAACCGTCATGGGTCACGTCGACCACGGCAAAACCTCGCTGCTGGACTACATTCGTCGCGCCAAAGTGGCTGCGGGCGAAGCCGGTGGCATTACCCAGCACATCGGTGCTTACCACGTGGAAACCCCGCGCGGCATGATCACCTTCCTGGATACCCCGGGTCACGAAGCGTTTACCGCCATGCGTGCCCGTGGTGCCAAGGCGACTGACATCGTGGTGCTGGTCGTGGCTGCCGACGACGGCGTGATGCCGCAGACCATTGAAGCCATTCACCATGCCAAGGCTGCCAAGGTGCCGATGGTGGTGGCGGTCAACAAGATCGACAAGATGGGTGCCAATGTAGAACGCATCCGTCAGGAACTGGTTTCGCACGAAGTGGTGCCGGAAGACTGGGGTGGCGATACCCAGTTCATCGAAGTCTCTGCCAAGCAGGGCACCAACATCGATGCGCTGCTGGAAGCCATCCTGCTGCAGGCTGAAGTGCTGGAGCTGAATGCACCGATCGAAGCCCCGGCCAAGGGCATCATCGTGGAAGCCCGTCTGGACAAGGGTCGTGGCCCGGTTGCCACGCTGCTGGTTCAGTCCGGCACCCTGAAGAAGGGCGATGTGGTCCTGGCTGGTACGGCATTTGGTCGCGTTCGCGCCATGATGGACGAAAACGGCAAGGCCATCGACACCGCTGGCCCGGCCATCCCGGTAGAAATTCTGGGTCTGTCCGACGTGCCGCAAGCCGGTGAAGATGCCATGGTGCTGACCGACGAACGCAAGGCGCGTGAAATCGCCCTGTTCCGTGCGGGCAAGTTCCGTGACGTACGTCTGGCCAAGCAGCAGGCCGCCAAGCTGGAAAACATGTTTGCCCAGATGGCCGATGGCGGTGGCGAGGTGCAAACCTTGTCCATCATCATCAAGGCCGATGTGCAGGGTTCCTACGAAGCCCTGGCCGGCAGCCTGCAGAAACTGTCCACCGACGAAGTGCGTGTCAGCATCCTGCACTCCGGCGTGGGTGGTATCTCGGAATCGGACATCAACCTGGCGATTGCCTCCAAGGCCATCGTGATCGGCTTCAACACCCGCTCTGACGCCGCTGCGCGCAAGCTGGCCGAAAACGAAGGCGTGGACATCCGTTACTACAGCATCATCTACGATGCAGTAGACGAGGTGAAAGCAGCCCTGTCCGGCATGCTGGCTCCGGAGAAGAAGGAACAAATCCTGGGTACCGTCGAGATCCGTCAGGTGATCCCGGTGTCGAAGGTAGGCAATATCGCGGGTTGTATGGTGACCGACGGCCTGATCAAGCGCAGCGCTTCGATCCGTCTGATCCGCAACCACGTGGTGGTGCATACCGGCGAACTGGACTCGCTGAAGCGCTTCAAGGACGACGTGAAGGAAGTGAAGCAGGGTTACGAATGTGGCCTGATGCTGAAGAACTTCAACGACATCCAGGAAGGCGACCAACTGGAAGCTTTCGAAATCGTGGAAGTGGCTCGCTCGCTGTAA
- a CDS encoding long-chain-fatty-acid--CoA ligase, whose translation MEKVWLKNYQPGVPHEIDINQFQSIVEVFDRSVTKFRDRPAMANMDKVLSYGELQTLTVQFASFLQNTLKLQKGDRVAVMMPNLLQYPVAVFGTLRAGGTVVNVNPLYTPRELEHQLNDSGAETIVILENFANVLQDVIGRTKVKNVIIASIGDMLGFPKRLLVNFVVRKIKKMVPAWQLPGHIGFNDALAAGASHSFKPVQIGHEDIAFLQYTGGTTGISKGAMLVHRNIIANMLQAGSWVKPAAREGQEVIITALPLYHIFSLTANLMVFTELGALNILITNPRDIPGFIKEIKKYRVTAMTGVNTLFNALLNNPDFLTVDFSSWRLALGGGMAVQKAVADKWKQVTGVTLAEAYGLTETSPAACINPLDIKAYNGTIGLPVPSTDIEIRGADGQALPQGEQGELCIHGPQVMKGYWNRPDETAKIIDERGFLATGDMAMVTPEGFVKLVDRKKDMILVSGFNVYPNEVEDIIASHPGVLEVACIGIPDDKSGEVVKVFVVKKDPTLTEKDVIHHCRENLTGYKVPKMVEFRSELPKTNVGKILRRALRDQEVGKQA comes from the coding sequence ATGGAAAAGGTTTGGCTAAAGAATTACCAGCCGGGGGTACCACACGAGATCGACATCAACCAGTTCCAGTCGATTGTTGAGGTGTTTGATCGCAGCGTAACGAAGTTCCGCGACCGGCCAGCCATGGCCAATATGGACAAGGTGCTGAGCTATGGCGAGCTGCAAACGCTGACCGTGCAGTTTGCGTCCTTCCTGCAAAACACGCTGAAGCTGCAAAAAGGCGACCGCGTGGCCGTGATGATGCCCAATCTGCTGCAGTATCCGGTGGCCGTGTTCGGCACGCTGCGTGCCGGCGGCACCGTGGTCAACGTCAATCCGCTGTACACCCCGCGCGAACTGGAACACCAGCTCAACGACTCCGGTGCCGAAACCATCGTCATCCTGGAGAACTTCGCCAATGTGCTGCAAGACGTGATCGGCCGCACCAAGGTCAAGAACGTCATCATTGCGTCGATTGGCGACATGCTGGGCTTCCCCAAGCGGCTGCTGGTGAACTTCGTGGTGCGCAAGATCAAGAAGATGGTGCCGGCATGGCAACTGCCCGGCCACATCGGCTTCAACGACGCCCTGGCAGCGGGTGCATCGCATAGCTTCAAGCCGGTACAGATCGGCCATGAAGACATCGCCTTCCTGCAATACACCGGAGGCACCACCGGCATCTCCAAGGGTGCCATGCTGGTCCACCGCAACATCATTGCCAATATGCTGCAGGCCGGCAGCTGGGTGAAGCCGGCGGCGCGCGAGGGGCAGGAAGTCATCATCACCGCCCTGCCGCTGTACCATATCTTTTCGCTGACGGCCAACCTGATGGTGTTCACCGAATTGGGCGCGCTGAATATCCTGATCACCAATCCGCGCGACATCCCCGGCTTTATCAAGGAGATCAAGAAATACCGCGTCACCGCCATGACCGGGGTGAATACCCTGTTCAACGCGCTGCTGAATAATCCGGATTTCCTGACTGTCGATTTCTCCAGCTGGCGCTTGGCACTGGGTGGGGGCATGGCGGTGCAAAAGGCCGTGGCCGACAAATGGAAACAGGTCACCGGCGTCACTCTGGCCGAAGCCTATGGCCTGACCGAAACCAGCCCCGCTGCCTGCATCAACCCGCTGGACATCAAGGCCTACAACGGCACCATCGGCCTGCCCGTTCCCTCCACCGATATTGAAATCCGTGGTGCGGATGGCCAGGCGCTGCCGCAAGGTGAGCAGGGTGAGCTGTGCATCCATGGCCCGCAAGTGATGAAGGGCTACTGGAACCGACCGGACGAAACGGCCAAGATCATCGACGAGCGCGGCTTCCTGGCCACCGGCGACATGGCCATGGTGACACCGGAAGGCTTCGTCAAGCTGGTGGACCGCAAGAAGGACATGATTCTGGTATCCGGCTTCAATGTTTACCCCAATGAAGTGGAAGACATCATCGCCAGCCACCCCGGCGTGCTGGAAGTGGCCTGCATTGGCATACCGGACGACAAGTCCGGCGAGGTGGTCAAGGTATTCGTGGTGAAAAAAGACCCGACCCTGACGGAAAAAGATGTCATCCACCATTGCCGGGAAAACCTGACCGGCTACAAGGTACCCAAGATGGTGGAGTTCCGCAGCGAACTACCCAAGACCAATGTCGGCAAGATCCTGCGCCGCGCACTGCGCGACCAGGAGGTCGGCAAACAGGCCTGA